The Bryobacteraceae bacterium genome includes a window with the following:
- a CDS encoding isomerase, which translates to MKFGVNTLLWTASFGQDDLPLLEKVKQWGFDGIEIARFSFDGFPARLLREEVRSAGLEPIFCSALTGGLSLVSGDAAVRRAAADFLKRAVETAAELGSSVLVGPYLAPVGGLTGRRATEDEWKRGVDGIRALTGWLREHDVTLALEPLNRFETYLMTTAADARRFCDEIHDPYVGVLFDTFHANIEEKRLGDAIRAIGPHLAHVHVCENDRGIPGTGHVAWNEVFAALRETGYDGWCVIESFGSCVPEIAAAACIWRDLAPDAETLAREGLVFLKDAAARAMGAAASAV; encoded by the coding sequence ATGAAATTCGGCGTCAACACACTTTTGTGGACTGCCTCATTCGGGCAGGACGACCTGCCGCTGCTGGAGAAGGTCAAACAGTGGGGCTTTGACGGGATCGAGATCGCGCGGTTCTCTTTTGACGGCTTTCCCGCGCGGCTGCTGCGCGAAGAAGTGCGCAGCGCCGGGCTGGAGCCCATCTTCTGTTCCGCTCTGACGGGCGGATTGAGCCTGGTGAGCGGGGACGCAGCGGTGCGCCGTGCGGCCGCGGATTTTCTGAAACGCGCCGTCGAAACCGCGGCCGAGCTCGGCAGTTCCGTGCTTGTCGGCCCCTACCTCGCCCCCGTGGGAGGGCTCACTGGACGCCGGGCGACGGAAGACGAATGGAAACGCGGCGTCGATGGCATCCGCGCCCTGACCGGCTGGCTGCGCGAGCATGACGTCACTCTGGCTCTGGAACCGCTGAACCGGTTTGAAACGTATCTGATGACCACCGCCGCCGACGCGCGCCGCTTCTGCGACGAGATCCATGATCCGTACGTCGGCGTGCTGTTCGACACCTTCCACGCGAACATCGAGGAGAAGCGGCTGGGCGATGCGATCCGCGCGATCGGCCCGCATCTGGCCCACGTCCATGTGTGCGAGAACGACCGCGGCATTCCCGGCACGGGACATGTGGCCTGGAACGAGGTATTCGCAGCGCTGCGGGAGACCGGCTACGACGGCTGGTGCGTCATCGAGAGCTTCGGCTCCTGCGTCCCCGAAATCGCGGCCGCGGCCTGCATCTGGCGGGATCTGGCGCCGGACGCCGAGACGCTGGCGCGCGAGGGGCTCGTCTTTCTGAAAGACGCCGCCGCGCGGGCCATGGGCGCGGCGGCGTCGGCTGTCTGA
- a CDS encoding imidazolonepropionase has product MRTATIACLPVLAAALMAAENNTFLLRNATVHPVSGPAIQNASILVVDGKIAEIGQKVAPKGKVRIVEARGLHVYPGMIDSGSPIGLAEIASVRETVDTGEIGDFNPQLRALIAVNPSSEHIPVVRANGITSVLVTPGATGGGRGASAGSLISGQASLMHLDGWTWEEMEIRRSAAMQMAWPVIQMPRFRGADIEALLPGLAGRRTTFAEARRNQQQQVQKIQDFFDAARRYQKAKASGESIQPDLRYEAMIPVLEGKQPLMIFAAREREIREALDFAARERLKIVLAGVRRPGKALEDIAKRNIPVVLGTTFVSPLEEDDPYDEPFTLPARLHQAGVKFAFASFGVQFARNLPYQAAQAAAFGLPYDEALKSVTLNAAQIWGIDSEYGSIEKGKYADLIVTDGDPLEVRTQVKMMFIKGVPVDLESKHTRLYKMYSARP; this is encoded by the coding sequence ATGAGAACCGCAACGATCGCCTGTCTCCCCGTTCTCGCCGCCGCCCTCATGGCGGCGGAGAACAACACGTTCCTGCTCCGCAATGCCACCGTGCACCCGGTGAGCGGCCCGGCCATCCAGAACGCCTCCATCCTCGTCGTCGACGGCAAGATCGCGGAGATCGGCCAGAAGGTGGCGCCGAAAGGCAAGGTCCGGATCGTGGAAGCGCGCGGCCTGCATGTTTATCCGGGCATGATCGACTCGGGCTCGCCCATCGGCCTGGCCGAGATCGCCAGCGTGCGGGAAACGGTCGACACCGGCGAGATCGGCGATTTCAATCCGCAGCTGCGGGCGCTGATCGCCGTCAACCCGTCGAGCGAACACATCCCCGTCGTGCGCGCCAACGGCATCACGTCGGTGCTGGTGACGCCCGGCGCCACCGGCGGCGGGCGCGGCGCTTCGGCGGGCAGCCTGATTTCGGGGCAGGCCTCGCTGATGCACCTCGACGGCTGGACCTGGGAAGAGATGGAGATCCGCCGCAGCGCGGCGATGCAGATGGCCTGGCCTGTGATTCAGATGCCGCGTTTCCGCGGCGCTGACATCGAAGCCCTGCTGCCAGGACTGGCCGGACGCCGGACGACGTTCGCCGAAGCGCGGCGCAACCAGCAACAGCAGGTGCAGAAGATCCAGGATTTCTTCGATGCCGCGCGCCGCTATCAGAAAGCGAAGGCGTCGGGCGAATCCATCCAGCCCGACCTGCGTTATGAGGCGATGATCCCGGTTCTCGAGGGAAAGCAGCCCTTGATGATCTTCGCCGCGCGCGAACGCGAGATCCGCGAGGCGCTCGACTTCGCCGCGCGCGAGCGCCTGAAGATCGTGCTGGCTGGCGTCCGGCGGCCCGGAAAGGCGCTGGAAGACATCGCCAAACGGAACATCCCCGTGGTTCTGGGCACGACGTTCGTTTCGCCGCTCGAGGAAGACGACCCCTATGACGAGCCCTTCACGCTGCCGGCGCGCCTGCATCAGGCGGGCGTCAAGTTCGCGTTCGCCAGCTTCGGCGTGCAGTTCGCCCGCAATCTGCCGTACCAGGCGGCGCAGGCTGCGGCCTTCGGCCTGCCTTATGATGAAGCGCTGAAGTCCGTCACGCTGAATGCCGCGCAGATCTGGGGGATCGACAGCGAGTACGGCTCGATCGAAAAAGGCAAATACGCCGACCTGATCGTCACCGACGGCGACCCGCTCGAGGTCCGCACGCAGGTGAAGATGATGTTCATCAAAGGCGTGCCGGTGGATCTCGAATCGAAGCACACGCGCCTGTACAAAATGTACTCGGCGCGTCCCTGA